The Romeriopsis navalis LEGE 11480 genomic interval CGCGCGTGTACGTGCGTTGTTACGCCGTCCCGGTTTAGTTCAGACGCAAATTTTGACTGTTGGTAATTTAACTCTTAATTGCCAGACTTACAGTATCAGCACTCCTGCCCATTCAGCCATTACTTTGACAGCAAAGGAATTTCAGCTGCTGGAATATTTTATGCAGCATCCTGGTCAGGTACTTTCCCATGAGCAAATCCGAGCACGTCTCTGGAACTTTGAAAACGAATCCATCAGCAACGTCGTTGCAGCACAAATTCGACTGCTTCGACGTAAGCTGGAAGAAGTTGGACAAGTTGAGCAAATCGAGACGATCCGTGGTCTTGGATATCGTCTTAATCCGGATAATGTATAAAACGCCGCTATTTAACCAACCTCGACTACGTCTAGCATTACTTTATGCCATGGTCACTGGCAGTATTCTAGGGCTATTGGGATATGGTGCACACCTCGTAATTTTACAATCGGTTAATCGAATAATTGACCGCGAGTTATCACTGCTTTCAAACTCCCTCACTGAAATGATGAGACCAGTCTTGACACAATCTGGAGAAATCAGTCCGAATGCACAAGCTCAACTCTCTAGCCTGTGTTTGCCTGAGCAGGTTTGCCAACCGGATTCATCAAATTCGCCATTGCAACAAATCGTGAATCAGGGCTACTCACTCCAGTTGTTGAACCATCGAGGGGAAACAGTTGCAGCCATTGGCCAACACCCTGAAAGTTTACCGAGTAACTCAAAACTGCTGGCCTACCATACGCAAAATATTAGTGGTGGTAAACCTTATCATTTTCATCTGATGCCACTTCGCAAACAGTCGGGGGAAATGTGGGGGTATCTTCAAGTCGGACAGTCTGTTGGGCAGTTTGATGAGTATATGGATACCTTACATCTGTTGCTCATCTTCGGCATTCCATTCGCAATGATTCTGATTGGTGGTGCAAGCTGGTGGCTAGCAGGTCTAGCGATGCAACCAATCTATCAGTCATATGCTCAAATGCAGCAATTTACCGCCGATGCAGCCCACGAGCTGCGGACACCAATTGCGACGATGCAAGCCACAATCGAGTCAACTCTAGCCGCGTCCGACACCGCAGCAGAAACAACTCAAACCCTGACGGCCTTACAACGGCAAAATCAACGGCTAAAACACCTCACTCAGGATATGCTGCTGCTCACACGCCTTGAAAATGACAGCACTTCTATCACTCAGGAGCGTATCTGCCTCAATGAAGTGATAGAGGATCTTGAGGAAGAACTGCTGCCCCTTGCCCTTGCGGCTAATATTCACTTCCAGTGTCATGTTCCAGCTAATGGAAGCAAACTTTGGCTCAAAGGTGATGCAGGACAGATTTATCGCCTTATTAGCAATCTAATTACCAACGCAATTAATTACACGCCGAGCAGCGGGAACGTTACAGTATCGCTTATTTCACAGGCTTCTGAAGCAATTATTCAAGTTCAAGATACGGGCATTGGCATTCCAGCGGAGGAACTACCGCACTTGTATGCCCGATTCTACCGTGTGAATCAGGATCGCGGACGCAAAACAGGTGGGTCGGGCCTCGGCCTCTCGATCGCCCAAACAATTGCCCAGAAGCATGGTGGTCGCATCACAGCCACTAGCACTCTTGGCCAAGGTAGTCAGTTTCAGATTCATCTTCCCCTCGCTTAAATTAAGCGTATCACTATGCCTCATCTATCCATCACGACCTATTCGCTCTTAGCTCATAACGGCGAAGTGCATCGCAAACCACGGATGGAAACGAGTCCCTCTTCTGAGTCAAATGCAGCCCAGCAAACAACTGGCAGCACATCACCCATGAGCACTGCCCAGATTGCACCTAATCCCAGCAATCAGTTCCTCGGCGAAGCTCTCTTTTTACTCATCATTGTCGTACCAATCCTGCTTTTCCAGATACGCCGCCAACGCTTCCAATAGATTCGCTCTTTCTGTATTGCCGCGCTGACAATGAAATCCTATGCGTATTGCTCTGATCATTCGACGACTTCACCGACTGTTAGCCCCATTAATGGTTATGCCATTGATGATTACTTTAGTCACAGGCAGCCTATTTCAAATCGCTGCAGCACAGGGACAGAGTGAGGCATACCTTTGGCTACTCGACTTGCATCGGGGGAATTTTGGCCGCGTTAACTTAGAAACAATTTATCCGTTTCTCAATGCATCTGGATTGCTAATATTGCTGATGACAGGAATATTGATGTGGTTGCGTACACCTCCACATCGTTCAAAATCTAACTAATAAATTACTGTAATTCTCTTTCTCAAAATAATATGGCTAAACTTCCCTGGAAATGGACAATCAGTATTGCTGTATGTGTTGCGGTCTTAGCGATCGGCAGCAACCTTTATACCAGTCACCTCAATCGTATGACTGATGGTAATGTGAATGCTTCAGCACAAAAACACACAATTCTAGCATCACCAATTGTGCCACAGAGCGCCCCTATCGTTTCCTATCGCAGTCCCACCTGTGGCTGTTGTGGCGAATGGGTGAAACGGATGCAAGCAGTGGGTTTCACGGTAGAAGATAATATTACTGAAAACCTTGATGCGATTAAAAAACAGCATAATCTACCGAATGATTTGGCTGCTTGCCATACCGCGATCGCTGCAGGCTATGTCATTGAAGGTCATATTCCTGCCGCCGATATTCAGCGCTTACTAGCGGAAAAACCCAAGATTGCTGGAATAGCCGTTCCGGGGATGCCGATCGGCTCTCCAGGCATGGAATCAGGCAACATCCGCGAATCCTATGCCACCTATAGCTTCACCAAAGATGGCAAAGTCACAATTTTTCAGGAACATCCAGCCTAAATCCAACTAAAACCATACAGTGGGAGCCAACCATGCACCGCCGTGATTTCCTCACTCTGAGTACTACTAGCCTCGGGGCTACCTTGCTCACGCAGTGTAGTTCCAGCCGGAGTAATCCAATTACCCAGAATGCTTCACCCATCGCTACGACAGTGGCGGCGGAATTGTACCAAAGTCAAAATGGGCAATTGGACTTAGCCCTAGAAGCGAGACCGTCTGTCCTGAAAATCGGCAATCAGTCAAGTGACCTACTGAGCTACAGTGGCCGTATTCCTGGCCCTCGTATCGAAGCTAAACCGGGAGATCGTGTTCGTCTCAAGTTTCGGAATGCGCTGGCAAGTCCAACTAATCTGCATTTCCACGGTCTCCATATTCCGCCCACGCGTCCCGCTGATAATCCCTTTCTCCGCATTGCCCCTGGCGACCAAACCACCTACGAATTCACGATTCCCCAAGACCATCCTAGCGTCACAGCCTATTATCACCCCCACCTGCATGGCTACGTCGCGCAACAAATTTTTGGCGGCTTAGGTGGCATCTTTGTGGTGCGGGGGGCACTTGATCAAATTCCGGAGGTCCAGGCAGCCCAAGAAGAATTCTTATTCCTCAAAGACTTTGATTTATCGCAAAACTTCAATTCGCGATCAGGCCATATGGGAATGCAGATGATTGGCCGTGAAGGAAATGTTCTCACAATCAATGGGCAAATTGCGCCTCGGATTAAGCTAACCAAAGGCTTGCTTCGATTGCGGATTGTTAATGCTTCTACCTCGCGCTTTTATCGGTTGGCCCTCGAAAAACATTCCTTATACTTGATTGCTACTGATGCAGGCGCGATCGAGCAACCCCGCGAACTATCAGAACTTCTATTATCACCAGGAGAACGGGCGGAGGTCTTAATTAAAGCCGATCAAGGAGCTGGACAATACCGCTTGCTGAACTTGCCTTATGAGCGAGCCGCTATGGGCATGGGGCGCGGCATGATGGGACGTGGCATGATGGGGGAGCCGGATAATCGTTCGACCACTAATGTATTAGCCACTCTCTCTTACGAAGAGGATGTTCAGCCGCAAGCACTTCCAGATAAGTTGATTCCGGTCTCACGGCTAGCAAAGCCGAGTACTCAGCGACAGTTCACCATGAATCATGGCATGGCTCCTGGGCAAGGTATGGTATTCCTGATTAACGGCCGACCCTTTGCGCCTGATCGAGTGGATACTCAAGTCAAACTCGGAAGTGTTGAAGATTGGGAAATTATCAATACAGGTGTAATGGACCATCCATTCCATTTACATACCAACCGCTTTCAAATTATTGAGCAGAATGGTCAGCCAGTTGCAACACCAATGTGGAAAGATACGGTCTTAGTTAAGACCGGAGAATCGGTCAAAATTCGCGTTGCTTTCCAGGATTATCCAGGTAAAACGGTTTATCACTGTCATATCCTTGACCATGAAGACCTCGGCATGATGGGAATAATTGAGATGATGGCTTAACCCAAATTACTGCTGGGGAAATTAAATGGTTCATCAACCAAAGAATAGCTGGTTTTATCTTGTAGAAGAACAAAAATGGGCCGAATGTTACTCCAACCCGAAGTGTAGTGAATGTTTATAGGATTGATCATAGCTCTGATTATCCTCAAAACTTACTTAACTAGGTATTTTCTGATGAACTCTATATCACTTTTAACTTGATTTATAAAATCATCAAAACAATTAAGAATATCTAGCTCTCTAGTTTTCTTTTTGATTGAAAACGATACAGCAATCGCCGGATTAAAATGGTTATATCATCTACAAATGTATAAACAATTGGCACAACAATTAGGGTAAGGAGTGTTGAAATTACCAGTCCGCCAAGAATGACTGTGGCGATAGAAGAGTAAGCATCTGAACCAATTTCTGGGAAAAATGCTAACCGTACTACAACAATCAATGTTGTAAAAGTTGTCATCACGATGGCTTTTAGTCGGACTGGGCCAGCCTGGGCAATTGCCAGCTCACGCGGAATACCTGCTTGACGCTTGGTTAAGACTAGCTCTAGCAGTAGAATAGCCGCCGACAAAGACATTCCCGACAGAATAATGATGCCTAAAATTGATACTGTCGAAAGAGTTTGATTCGCCAAAATCAATCCACCAAATACACCCACTAACTGAAGCGGAACCGATAGCATCATAACCAGTGGCTGAATGAACGAATTAAACTGAATCACTAGAATTATATAGATTAAGGCTAGAGAGATACCTAAGCCATTCAATAAGCGCTCAAACTCGATCATCATATCGGTCATATCGCCCATCGAGTCAATTCCATAGCCTGGTGGTAAATCTAACTGGGCTCCCGCATTCATCGCGATTGCCATACTTAAATCCATTGATGCCGGACCATTCCGACGGTAATAGCCATTGACATAGACAACCCGCTTACCATTGACATGCTCAATTAATGTTGGTCCCTGACGATATTCCAACTGCACCAAGGTATTAAGTGGTATCTGTTGACCCGCTGACGTTGTGAGATAAGTGCTATTTAAATCTTGTGGTGTACCTCGCGCATCTGCGTCATAGCGCACCAGAATTGAGTTTTGCCGCAGGTTTGGGCGATTATATGAACGTTCAGTCATGCCACCGTTCAAGGCAAATCGTGCTTGAGTGGCAATGGCTTCCACACTTAAACCTAGTTCTTGAGCACGGCGACGATCGACATTCAGAATTAGTTCTGGCTGAGTCATCGCTGAACTTGTTTGTGCCATCATCAAACCAGGGGTCTTCTCTGCGATGGCTAAAACTTGATTCGCCAGCTTATGCAATACATCGAGGTCATCACCATAGACCGCTAGCTGAATCGGTGCCGCTGAAGTTGCCATCACATCAACTCCCATTTCTTTAAATGCGAGGCGACGAATACCGGGAATCTGGGACATAGCCTCCGCATGTACTGCATCCATAACTCGCCAAATATCTCGATTTCGCTTGAGTTTTAGGGTAATGGTCAAGGAAGCCGTATTCGCGTTACCCATACTATAGCCAGTAAAATAGGTGCTATTGCGAGTCAGCTCAAATCCAATCTGGGAAGAGACCTGAGCAATTTCAGGCTGTTCTAACAATAGGGCTTCCAACTGGGCAGTACTCGCGTCAGTTTTGGCAAAGGAGCTACCAGCATCCATTTCTAGAGTTGCCATGAATTGGCCAGAATCACCCAGAGGCATCATCTCCTGCGGCACCAAGGGATACAGAGCGATAGCTAATACGACGGTTGAAGCAATCACTGCCAGTGCTATTTCCCGATAGCGTAGCGATAGACCGAGCAACCAACCATAGCCACGCTCTATTTGTTGGAAACCATAGTTGACTGGGGATAGTACTTTCTGAAGTAGTGTTTGACGCCGAGTTGTTGGACGAGATTTGTAAAATAATGCGGCTAGCAGTGGCACTAAGGTAACAGAGACCAAGACGGAGGCCACAAAAGCAAAAATCATTGGCCATACTAGGCCCACAAACATCAAACCTGTTAGCCCGCCCGACAACATTGTCGGTAGTAGTGCCGCAACCATCACACAACTTGCTGCAACACTGGCTAAAAATACTTCTCCAGTGCCCCGAATTGCTGATTGGGTAGGACTAAAGCCCTGTTTCATTTTTTGTTCGATTGCATCAATCACGATGATCGAGTCATCGACTAGTTTCCCGATCGCCATGGTCATCCCGATTAAAGTCGAAGAATTTAATGACATATGCATCGGTGCAAATGGCAGTGTTGAAAGCGCCAGTGATGTTGGGATGGAGATCATGATTAGGGCAGTTGCCCGAAAATCCGCCAGGAATATGAGGATTACTCCGCCTGCCAGCAGCACACTGATCAGTAATTCCTTGAACGTACTCTGCAAAATCACATTGACCAAAAATGAGTTGTCATAAGCCTCTTGAAACTCTAGGCCCGGATATTCTTGCTTAATTTTGTCTAACTCTTGCTGCACCTGCTTAATCACAGCCGGGGAACTAGAATCAGGTTTTTGAATAATATTGATTGCAAGGGCGGCTTCGCCGTTATAGCGGTAGCTACTGCGACGTTCCTCATAGGTGTCTTGGACTGTTGCGACATCACGCAAATAGACAACTTGCCCATTCCGCTCAAGCAGTGGATAACTGAGTAAAGCCTCGGCATTTTGAATCCGCTCATCGGTACGTACTAGAATCTCTGTATCGCCTTGAGTCAGAATTCCAGAACCTTGACTTAAATTATTGCGATCAAGTGCATCCCGAACTTGCACGATCGATAGACCATAGGCTCCGATTTTCTGACGATCGACATTAACCTGAAGCTGGCGACGATACCCGCCAAAAATTGATACTGCCTGTACATGCTCAACTTGGGTCAGACGATCGACCAACGCATTATCCGCAAACTCTCGCAGCTGTACTGGGTCCCATTTTTCACCTGTGAGCGATAGGGTTAAAACTGGACGGTTTAAGGGGTCGATCGGCAGCACCCAATAGGAGCGCGCATTAAGTCCCTGTAACTCGGTATCACCTTCTGCCGCATTCATCAGACTCTGAACAGACTGTACCGCCTTTTCAACATTGCCACCCCAACCGAATTGCACCGTCACCAGTGAGAGATTCTGTTGTGAAGTAGACCGGATGAAGCGCACGTCCTCCAGAACCGTCATGCGCTGCTCTAGCGGTTTTGTAATGTAAGTCTCA includes:
- the rppA gene encoding two-component system response regulator RppA codes for the protein MRLLLVEDEADLALAVQKTLRAHSYVVDWAADGDIAWEYMQAESAYSLAILDWMLPGLSGIELCHKLRQNQHSFPILILSARDQMHDRVTGLDAGADDYLVKPFGMAELLARVRALLRRPGLVQTQILTVGNLTLNCQTYSISTPAHSAITLTAKEFQLLEYFMQHPGQVLSHEQIRARLWNFENESISNVVAAQIRLLRRKLEEVGQVEQIETIRGLGYRLNPDNV
- the rppB gene encoding two-component system sensor histidine kinase RppB; protein product: MYKTPLFNQPRLRLALLYAMVTGSILGLLGYGAHLVILQSVNRIIDRELSLLSNSLTEMMRPVLTQSGEISPNAQAQLSSLCLPEQVCQPDSSNSPLQQIVNQGYSLQLLNHRGETVAAIGQHPESLPSNSKLLAYHTQNISGGKPYHFHLMPLRKQSGEMWGYLQVGQSVGQFDEYMDTLHLLLIFGIPFAMILIGGASWWLAGLAMQPIYQSYAQMQQFTADAAHELRTPIATMQATIESTLAASDTAAETTQTLTALQRQNQRLKHLTQDMLLLTRLENDSTSITQERICLNEVIEDLEEELLPLALAANIHFQCHVPANGSKLWLKGDAGQIYRLISNLITNAINYTPSSGNVTVSLISQASEAIIQVQDTGIGIPAEELPHLYARFYRVNQDRGRKTGGSGLGLSIAQTIAQKHGGRITATSTLGQGSQFQIHLPLA
- a CDS encoding DUF411 domain-containing protein yields the protein MAKLPWKWTISIAVCVAVLAIGSNLYTSHLNRMTDGNVNASAQKHTILASPIVPQSAPIVSYRSPTCGCCGEWVKRMQAVGFTVEDNITENLDAIKKQHNLPNDLAACHTAIAAGYVIEGHIPAADIQRLLAEKPKIAGIAVPGMPIGSPGMESGNIRESYATYSFTKDGKVTIFQEHPA
- a CDS encoding multicopper oxidase family protein, with the translated sequence MHRRDFLTLSTTSLGATLLTQCSSSRSNPITQNASPIATTVAAELYQSQNGQLDLALEARPSVLKIGNQSSDLLSYSGRIPGPRIEAKPGDRVRLKFRNALASPTNLHFHGLHIPPTRPADNPFLRIAPGDQTTYEFTIPQDHPSVTAYYHPHLHGYVAQQIFGGLGGIFVVRGALDQIPEVQAAQEEFLFLKDFDLSQNFNSRSGHMGMQMIGREGNVLTINGQIAPRIKLTKGLLRLRIVNASTSRFYRLALEKHSLYLIATDAGAIEQPRELSELLLSPGERAEVLIKADQGAGQYRLLNLPYERAAMGMGRGMMGRGMMGEPDNRSTTNVLATLSYEEDVQPQALPDKLIPVSRLAKPSTQRQFTMNHGMAPGQGMVFLINGRPFAPDRVDTQVKLGSVEDWEIINTGVMDHPFHLHTNRFQIIEQNGQPVATPMWKDTVLVKTGESVKIRVAFQDYPGKTVYHCHILDHEDLGMMGIIEMMA
- a CDS encoding efflux RND transporter permease subunit — its product is MKEFLTRWSIKHPVIVAALYVGVLILSFLVLFGLPVRMMPYVESPLVAVITQAPGSSPEEIETYITKPLEQRMTVLEDVRFIRSTSQQNLSLVTVQFGWGGNVEKAVQSVQSLMNAAEGDTELQGLNARSYWVLPIDPLNRPVLTLSLTGEKWDPVQLREFADNALVDRLTQVEHVQAVSIFGGYRRQLQVNVDRQKIGAYGLSIVQVRDALDRNNLSQGSGILTQGDTEILVRTDERIQNAEALLSYPLLERNGQVVYLRDVATVQDTYEERRSSYRYNGEAALAINIIQKPDSSSPAVIKQVQQELDKIKQEYPGLEFQEAYDNSFLVNVILQSTFKELLISVLLAGGVILIFLADFRATALIMISIPTSLALSTLPFAPMHMSLNSSTLIGMTMAIGKLVDDSIIVIDAIEQKMKQGFSPTQSAIRGTGEVFLASVAASCVMVAALLPTMLSGGLTGLMFVGLVWPMIFAFVASVLVSVTLVPLLAALFYKSRPTTRRQTLLQKVLSPVNYGFQQIERGYGWLLGLSLRYREIALAVIASTVVLAIALYPLVPQEMMPLGDSGQFMATLEMDAGSSFAKTDASTAQLEALLLEQPEIAQVSSQIGFELTRNSTYFTGYSMGNANTASLTITLKLKRNRDIWRVMDAVHAEAMSQIPGIRRLAFKEMGVDVMATSAAPIQLAVYGDDLDVLHKLANQVLAIAEKTPGLMMAQTSSAMTQPELILNVDRRRAQELGLSVEAIATQARFALNGGMTERSYNRPNLRQNSILVRYDADARGTPQDLNSTYLTTSAGQQIPLNTLVQLEYRQGPTLIEHVNGKRVVYVNGYYRRNGPASMDLSMAIAMNAGAQLDLPPGYGIDSMGDMTDMMIEFERLLNGLGISLALIYIILVIQFNSFIQPLVMMLSVPLQLVGVFGGLILANQTLSTVSILGIIILSGMSLSAAILLLELVLTKRQAGIPRELAIAQAGPVRLKAIVMTTFTTLIVVVRLAFFPEIGSDAYSSIATVILGGLVISTLLTLIVVPIVYTFVDDITILIRRLLYRFQSKRKLES